A DNA window from Zingiber officinale cultivar Zhangliang chromosome 3A, Zo_v1.1, whole genome shotgun sequence contains the following coding sequences:
- the LOC122054182 gene encoding uncharacterized protein LOC122054182 — MCDNSIDDKGSCSVKLQPMIEDDMKNDDDDLQILCQADVLQGKPVGLTLESSTNIVAHGTIVCGNESDKMLHGVPFPNNCMRVSIDEAVEKSAPLPYPIPSEFEVIGDAVGTHVAWPKHLIVNQDEKPRRKKLEQPKKKHTLSTSAPRALHMLYCYSKRALDDGRYISVSFDYDVFDDDYELVLHLEDIIPLYHLEPLSGNCLVGYIW, encoded by the exons ATGTGCGATAATTCgattgatgacaaaggcagttgctcaGTAAAGTTGCAACCCATGATTGAAGATGACATGAAGAACGATGATGATGACCTACAAATTTTGTGTCAAGCTGATGTTTTGCAG GGAAAACCAGTTGGATTGACATTGGAATCTAGCACAAATATTGTTGCacatggtacaattgtttgtggCAATGAATCTGATAAAATGCTTCATGGTGTTCCATTTCCAAATAATTGCATGCGAGTCTCCATTGATGAAGCAGTAGAAAAATCAGcacctttgccatatccaattccaagtgaatttgaagtaattggtgatgctgTAGGAACCCATGTGGCTTGGCCAAAACACTTGATAGTGAACCAAGATGAG aagcctcgAAGGAAGAAGCTTGAACAACCAAAAAAGAAAcatactttgtcaacaagtgccccaagagcattacatatgttatattgttatagTAAGCGTGCTTTAGATGATGGCAGATATATATCagtgagttttgattatgacgtGTTTGATGATGATTATGAACTTGTTCTACACCTTGAGGACATCAttcctttgtatcatttggagccCCTTTCAGGCAATTGTTTAGTTGGCTACATATGGTAA